The Phreatobacter oligotrophus genome contains a region encoding:
- the pcaC gene encoding 4-carboxymuconolactone decarboxylase, which translates to MDEKDRFDKGLAVRRAVLGDAHVDRSLAGRDGFSGEFQDFITRYAWGEIWTRPGLERKTRSFLVLAITASLGRWEEFRLHCRASFSNGVTTDDIKEVILQIAVYAGVPAANTAMKEAKEVFAELGIKT; encoded by the coding sequence ATGGATGAAAAAGACCGCTTCGACAAAGGCCTCGCCGTGCGCCGCGCCGTCCTCGGCGATGCCCATGTCGACCGCTCGCTGGCCGGCCGCGACGGCTTCTCCGGCGAGTTCCAGGACTTCATCACCCGCTATGCCTGGGGCGAGATCTGGACCCGGCCGGGCCTGGAGCGGAAGACGCGGAGCTTCCTCGTCCTTGCCATCACCGCCTCGCTGGGGCGCTGGGAGGAATTCCGCCTCCACTGCCGCGCCTCCTTCTCGAACGGCGTCACCACCGACGACATCAAGGAGGTGATCCTTCAGATCGCCGTCTATGCCGGCGTCCCCGCCGCCAACACGGCGATGAAGGAGGCGAAGGAGGTCTTCGCCGAGCTTGGGATCAAGACCTGA